In Rutidosis leptorrhynchoides isolate AG116_Rl617_1_P2 chromosome 2, CSIRO_AGI_Rlap_v1, whole genome shotgun sequence, one genomic interval encodes:
- the LOC139893405 gene encoding serine/arginine-rich splicing factor RS31-like isoform X1, producing MRPIFCGNIEFDARQGELERLFRKYGKVERVDMKSGFAFVYMDDERDAEDAIRALDRYEFGRKGRRLRVEWTKQERNVRQPVSSNSKRSSSNSRPSKTLFVINFDPYNTRTRDLERHFDRFGKIMNIRIRRNFAFIQFELQEDATKAIEATNMSKLNDRVISVEYAIKDDDDRKNGNSPGGGRDRSPRRRNDDRGRSPSPYRRERGSPDYGRGRDRASPDYGRGRGRSPSPHRRDRGSPDYGRGSSPGYKEKQKNVSPNGRARNSDYRRDASPSPLRERERSRNRGRKSVSKERVSSEYEQGAIISPRSEGRISRDDSASPEAKPDLHDSPGYSGAESPPDRYRSRSPVARE from the exons GGTTCGCTTTTGTCTATATGGATGATGAGAGGGATGCTGAAGATGCAATCCGTGCTCTTGACCGTTATGAATTTGGTAGGAAGGGACGTCGACTTCGTGTTGAGTGGACAAAG CAAGAACGCAATGTGAGACAACCTGTAAGCTCTAATTCTAAAAGGTCATCATCAAATTCGAGGCCATCGAAAACCTTGTTTGTCATCAACTTTGATCCGTATAATACTAGGACAAGGGATTTAGAGAGGCATTTTGATCGTTTTGGTAAGATTATGAACATAAGGATCAGAAGGAATTTTGCGTTTATACAGTTTGAGTTACAGGAAGATGCCACCAAAGCTATTGAAGCTACAAATATGAG CAAACTGAATGATCGGGTTATTTCTGTTGAATACGCTATTAAAGACGATGATGATAGAAAAAACGGGAACAGCCCCGGTGGGGGCCGCGACAGGTCACCACGTAGGAGAAATGATGATAGGGGAAGGTCACCGAGTCCATATAGAAGAGAAAGAGGAAGTCCCGATTATGGCCGTGGACGGGACCGGGCCAGCCCAGATTACGGCCGTGGACGAGGACGAAGCCCGAGCCCACATAGGAGGGACCGTGGGAGCCCTGATTACGGTCGTGGTTCTAGTCCTGGCTACAAGGAAAAGCAGAAAAACGTGAGTCCAAATGGTAGGGCCCGAAATTCTGATTATCGACGTGATGCAAGCCCGAGTCCTCTTAGGGAGAGGGAAAGGAGTCGTAACCGTGGTCGTAAGTCTGTCTCGAAAGAGAGGGTTAGCTCGGAATATGAACAGGGTGCAATTATTAGCCCTAGAAGTGAAGGTCGGATTAGTCGTGATGACTCAGCAAGCCCTGAAGCCAAACCAGATCTACATGACAGCCCTGGATATAGTGGAGCTGAAAGCCCACCTGACCGGTACCGCAG TAGGTCACCTGTAGCAAGGGAGTGA
- the LOC139893405 gene encoding uncharacterized protein isoform X2, whose amino-acid sequence MDDERDAEDAIRALDRYEFGRKGRRLRVEWTKQERNVRQPVSSNSKRSSSNSRPSKTLFVINFDPYNTRTRDLERHFDRFGKIMNIRIRRNFAFIQFELQEDATKAIEATNMSKLNDRVISVEYAIKDDDDRKNGNSPGGGRDRSPRRRNDDRGRSPSPYRRERGSPDYGRGRDRASPDYGRGRGRSPSPHRRDRGSPDYGRGSSPGYKEKQKNVSPNGRARNSDYRRDASPSPLRERERSRNRGRKSVSKERVSSEYEQGAIISPRSEGRISRDDSASPEAKPDLHDSPGYSGAESPPDRYRSRSPVARE is encoded by the exons ATGGATGATGAGAGGGATGCTGAAGATGCAATCCGTGCTCTTGACCGTTATGAATTTGGTAGGAAGGGACGTCGACTTCGTGTTGAGTGGACAAAG CAAGAACGCAATGTGAGACAACCTGTAAGCTCTAATTCTAAAAGGTCATCATCAAATTCGAGGCCATCGAAAACCTTGTTTGTCATCAACTTTGATCCGTATAATACTAGGACAAGGGATTTAGAGAGGCATTTTGATCGTTTTGGTAAGATTATGAACATAAGGATCAGAAGGAATTTTGCGTTTATACAGTTTGAGTTACAGGAAGATGCCACCAAAGCTATTGAAGCTACAAATATGAG CAAACTGAATGATCGGGTTATTTCTGTTGAATACGCTATTAAAGACGATGATGATAGAAAAAACGGGAACAGCCCCGGTGGGGGCCGCGACAGGTCACCACGTAGGAGAAATGATGATAGGGGAAGGTCACCGAGTCCATATAGAAGAGAAAGAGGAAGTCCCGATTATGGCCGTGGACGGGACCGGGCCAGCCCAGATTACGGCCGTGGACGAGGACGAAGCCCGAGCCCACATAGGAGGGACCGTGGGAGCCCTGATTACGGTCGTGGTTCTAGTCCTGGCTACAAGGAAAAGCAGAAAAACGTGAGTCCAAATGGTAGGGCCCGAAATTCTGATTATCGACGTGATGCAAGCCCGAGTCCTCTTAGGGAGAGGGAAAGGAGTCGTAACCGTGGTCGTAAGTCTGTCTCGAAAGAGAGGGTTAGCTCGGAATATGAACAGGGTGCAATTATTAGCCCTAGAAGTGAAGGTCGGATTAGTCGTGATGACTCAGCAAGCCCTGAAGCCAAACCAGATCTACATGACAGCCCTGGATATAGTGGAGCTGAAAGCCCACCTGACCGGTACCGCAG TAGGTCACCTGTAGCAAGGGAGTGA